A single genomic interval of Candidatus Zixiibacteriota bacterium harbors:
- a CDS encoding sodium:alanine symporter family protein, translating to MLDNLASAFDSFFATAVDYAWGMPLIVGLVGAGIYFTIAGRFLPFRALKHAVQILTGKFDNPDDPGEISHFQALSSALSATIGMGNIAGVAIAVSMGGPGAIFWMWVAGLVGMSTKFFTCTLACLYRKKDERGIEQGGPMYFIEVGLGKYFKPLAVMFAVFGMIGCLAMFQTNQLSGLLYADWGISRLGTGIVSCLIVGVVILGGIVRVGQVTSKIVPGMFVLYIIAAMYVILSNIAAVPGILYSIVDQAFGGEALIGGGTGVAFREVIHQGIRRAAFSNEAGLGTAPMAHGAAKTKEPVREGLIAMLGPFLDTNIVCTMTALVILSTGVSAADDGVVMTVNAFAKAMPNVGRYVLTLIIVLFSISTMISYSYYSLKCSRYLFGWKFGSYYIYVYILSLILAAVWTQDMLLNFLDTFFAMMAIPTLIGTLLLSPAVLRATRDYFKRMKL from the coding sequence TTGTTGGACAACTTAGCCTCCGCCTTTGACAGTTTCTTCGCCACCGCCGTCGACTATGCCTGGGGGATGCCGCTGATAGTCGGTTTGGTCGGCGCTGGTATCTACTTCACAATCGCCGGACGGTTTCTTCCCTTTCGCGCCCTCAAACATGCCGTTCAGATACTGACCGGCAAGTTCGACAACCCCGATGATCCGGGTGAGATATCGCACTTTCAAGCGCTGTCGTCTGCGCTATCCGCCACTATCGGCATGGGCAATATTGCCGGCGTGGCCATTGCCGTGTCGATGGGCGGTCCCGGTGCTATCTTTTGGATGTGGGTGGCTGGGCTGGTCGGTATGTCGACCAAGTTCTTCACATGCACGCTGGCTTGTCTCTACCGCAAGAAGGATGAACGTGGCATTGAACAGGGTGGCCCGATGTACTTCATCGAAGTCGGCCTGGGCAAGTATTTCAAACCGCTGGCTGTCATGTTCGCGGTGTTCGGCATGATCGGTTGTCTGGCCATGTTCCAAACCAACCAACTTTCCGGACTGTTGTACGCCGACTGGGGAATCAGCCGGCTCGGGACCGGCATTGTATCGTGTCTGATCGTCGGCGTTGTAATCCTCGGCGGCATTGTGCGAGTCGGACAGGTGACGTCGAAGATTGTACCCGGTATGTTCGTGCTGTACATCATAGCGGCAATGTACGTGATCCTGAGCAACATCGCCGCGGTGCCCGGTATTCTGTACTCAATCGTCGACCAGGCGTTCGGTGGTGAAGCTCTGATCGGAGGCGGAACCGGCGTAGCTTTTCGCGAGGTGATCCATCAGGGGATCCGACGGGCGGCTTTCTCCAACGAAGCCGGACTCGGCACGGCGCCGATGGCCCACGGCGCAGCCAAGACCAAGGAGCCGGTGCGTGAGGGATTGATCGCTATGCTCGGGCCGTTTCTCGATACCAACATAGTGTGTACGATGACAGCATTGGTTATTCTATCCACGGGTGTTTCGGCGGCCGACGACGGCGTGGTGATGACGGTCAACGCTTTCGCCAAAGCGATGCCGAATGTGGGACGGTATGTGCTGACTTTAATAATCGTTCTGTTCTCTATATCGACGATGATCTCGTACTCGTACTACAGTTTGAAATGTTCGAGGTATCTTTTTGGCTGGAAGTTCGGCAGTTACTATATTTATGTCTACATCTTGAGTTTGATTTTGGCTGCCGTCTGGACTCAGGACATGCTGTTGAACTTTCTCGATACTTTCTTCGCCATGATGGCTATTCCGACTTTGATCGGCACGCTACTCCTTTCACCGGCTGTGCTACGTGCAACGCGGGATTATTTCAAGCGGATGAAGTTGTAG
- a CDS encoding DUF1028 domain-containing protein produces the protein MPSRTSLKGIALLATKRILCPSLTVMILCGVVFASDNSTSDARTPVATFSIVARDSATGELGVAVASRFFAVGNVVPWAKADIGAVATQSFANTTFGWRGLNLLEQGLNPAEVRDVLVRNDDNPNRRQFGIVSADGSSSTYTGDSCLHWAGGRSGPNYAVQGNILTGEAVVEAMERAYLKTEGSLADRMYAAMLAGDAEGGDSRGKQSAAMLVVKEATGYGGYTDRAIDIRVDDHAEPFKELGRILNIAQMNYAWNEAWTLFTQKKFALALPHMERTAELAPEYPEVLYDLAVIRLAAGNKATAMDALKQALGLNPKLKAQAAKDNDLAGLNNDPEFEGLVE, from the coding sequence ATGCCAAGCCGAACCAGTCTCAAGGGCATCGCACTACTGGCCACAAAGAGAATCCTTTGTCCGTCATTGACGGTTATGATTCTCTGCGGAGTAGTCTTCGCCTCAGACAACTCTACATCAGACGCAAGAACACCCGTCGCTACGTTCTCAATCGTCGCCCGCGATTCGGCGACTGGCGAGTTGGGTGTGGCCGTGGCTTCGAGATTCTTCGCGGTCGGCAACGTCGTACCCTGGGCTAAAGCAGACATCGGCGCGGTGGCGACACAGTCTTTCGCCAACACTACTTTCGGATGGCGGGGGCTTAATCTGCTTGAGCAAGGCCTGAACCCGGCTGAAGTGCGCGACGTGCTGGTACGCAACGATGACAACCCCAATCGTCGGCAGTTCGGCATTGTCTCAGCCGACGGCAGCTCGTCCACCTACACCGGCGACAGTTGCCTGCACTGGGCGGGCGGACGATCCGGTCCCAACTATGCCGTGCAGGGCAATATCTTGACCGGCGAAGCGGTGGTCGAGGCGATGGAGAGAGCGTATCTCAAAACCGAAGGCAGTCTGGCCGACCGCATGTACGCGGCTATGTTGGCCGGTGATGCCGAGGGTGGAGATTCGCGCGGCAAACAGTCGGCGGCGATGCTTGTGGTGAAAGAGGCGACCGGCTACGGGGGGTACACCGATCGTGCGATTGACATTCGTGTGGATGACCACGCCGAACCGTTCAAGGAACTCGGCCGCATCTTGAACATCGCGCAAATGAACTATGCCTGGAACGAAGCGTGGACCTTATTCACACAGAAGAAGTTCGCCTTAGCTCTCCCCCACATGGAACGCACGGCCGAATTGGCCCCGGAGTATCCGGAGGTACTGTACGATCTGGCCGTGATCCGACTGGCGGCAGGCAACAAGGCTACGGCGATGGATGCGTTGAAGCAGGCATTAGGTTTGAATCCCAAACTGAAAGCCCAGGCGGCCAAAGACAACGACCTGGCGGGTCTGAACAACGATCCGGAATTTGAGGGTCTGGTGGAGTGA
- a CDS encoding lycopene cyclase domain-containing protein has product MNAYLFGCCILMFFWIAVLILLKRKVSRYPESLIEPEGPEEPEDSKKARKAKKNHHEFWWASWACCALGITEPLFVPEYWDPPSILKYCRWDFESFVFCFAVGGIAGIAPELPKINKALRAIDYWLWKAVKWIYLALRLQLKEQKRFNTATVSYSRICPTKAQVRNENMLLLLVFLAMFGTTSQFGLNIIYDAGFTCVAVGAFIWWRRPKIKWQVLGGAITFTVIYAVVLEVVGLFYPNFYDHWSMENLSGCWIGHAPLEEYVFAATFGAMWAPLYEAWKDEKYLPKPRRKTPHRADSKPESSKSD; this is encoded by the coding sequence ATGAATGCGTATCTATTTGGGTGCTGCATCCTGATGTTCTTTTGGATAGCTGTATTGATCTTGCTGAAACGGAAAGTTTCCAGGTATCCTGAAAGCTTGATAGAACCCGAAGGCCCGGAAGAACCGGAGGATTCAAAGAAGGCAAGAAAGGCGAAGAAAAACCACCATGAATTCTGGTGGGCCAGTTGGGCCTGCTGTGCTCTCGGTATCACCGAGCCACTATTCGTCCCGGAGTATTGGGACCCGCCGTCGATCCTCAAGTATTGCCGATGGGATTTCGAAAGCTTCGTGTTCTGTTTTGCAGTCGGAGGGATAGCGGGGATTGCCCCAGAGTTGCCAAAGATCAACAAGGCCTTAAGAGCCATCGATTACTGGTTATGGAAGGCCGTCAAATGGATATATCTGGCCTTAAGATTGCAACTCAAAGAGCAGAAGCGATTCAACACCGCTACAGTTAGTTACAGTCGCATCTGCCCAACCAAAGCTCAAGTCCGAAACGAGAACATGCTCCTGTTGTTAGTTTTCTTAGCGATGTTCGGAACCACGTCGCAATTCGGCCTTAACATCATTTATGATGCCGGATTCACTTGTGTCGCGGTTGGCGCCTTCATCTGGTGGCGTCGGCCCAAGATCAAATGGCAGGTGCTCGGCGGCGCCATTACTTTCACTGTAATCTATGCTGTGGTGCTTGAGGTGGTGGGACTCTTCTACCCTAATTTCTACGACCACTGGTCAATGGAGAATCTATCCGGCTGCTGGATCGGACACGCACCGTTGGAAGAATATGTGTTCGCCGCCACCTTCGGCGCCATGTGGGCGCCCCTGTATGAAGCCTGGAAAGACGAGAAGTACCTGCCGAAGCCGCGACGCAAAACTCCGCACCGCGCGGATAGTAAGCCGGAATCATCGAAATCAGATTGA
- the hemA gene encoding glutamyl-tRNA reductase: MKTEFGILGTSIWQQNMSLLERLTINRDERERILPELKTHLGVDELIFLSTCNRVEFIYATSSEAGSSRILHKLIDYFCCNGNKLNFFPNDFYHYSGREAITHLFRTVSSLESLVVGETQITGQFKQAFQDATESGIAGSSLDALARQALVVAKQVKRDTSIGVGAVSMASLASTQLEPILNKKSVPVIALVGSGEMTSKVARYIQEMGEAELLFVNRTLAKAEQLAEQFGGRAVSLADFQRQPEPVAAIVSATAAIEPVFDGDFLNRLKTNDQPIICVDLAIPRDFADVFGHSDNVTLVDIHALKSHVQGNLRQKFVEAGKADEIVRAAVNKFMSDRIEVSLKPIFHDSYQASIELAREAIDDLFANRKSSLPAEEKERVMRLVTRLVGHSAFQPARLLADRLAQSRTELNLSDAPVMRKAAV; the protein is encoded by the coding sequence ATGAAGACAGAATTCGGCATCCTCGGAACTTCAATCTGGCAACAGAACATGTCGCTCCTGGAGCGGTTGACCATAAACCGTGACGAGCGTGAGAGAATTCTACCTGAGTTGAAAACTCATCTGGGTGTGGATGAGTTGATATTCCTTTCGACCTGTAACCGCGTCGAGTTTATTTATGCTACCTCCTCAGAGGCCGGTTCCAGCCGGATTCTCCACAAGTTGATCGACTACTTCTGCTGCAACGGCAACAAGCTGAATTTCTTCCCCAACGATTTCTACCACTACTCAGGTCGCGAAGCCATCACGCATCTGTTCCGCACCGTGTCTTCGCTTGAGTCTTTGGTTGTTGGTGAGACCCAGATAACCGGTCAGTTCAAACAGGCGTTCCAGGATGCCACCGAGTCCGGAATCGCCGGTTCGTCGTTGGATGCTCTGGCTCGCCAGGCTCTGGTCGTGGCCAAGCAGGTCAAGCGCGACACATCGATTGGCGTCGGTGCCGTGTCGATGGCCTCGTTGGCCTCAACGCAGTTGGAGCCTATCCTGAACAAGAAGTCCGTTCCGGTGATCGCGCTGGTCGGTTCCGGCGAGATGACCTCCAAAGTAGCCCGGTACATCCAGGAGATGGGCGAGGCCGAATTGTTGTTTGTAAACCGTACTCTGGCCAAAGCTGAGCAGTTGGCCGAGCAGTTCGGTGGCCGCGCGGTGTCACTTGCAGACTTCCAGCGGCAGCCTGAGCCGGTCGCTGCTATCGTTTCAGCAACCGCCGCTATCGAGCCGGTCTTTGACGGTGACTTCCTGAACCGCCTAAAGACGAACGATCAGCCGATAATTTGTGTCGACCTGGCTATCCCACGTGACTTTGCCGACGTTTTCGGTCACTCCGACAACGTGACGCTGGTCGACATCCACGCCCTTAAGTCGCACGTTCAGGGTAATCTTCGTCAGAAGTTTGTCGAAGCGGGCAAAGCTGATGAAATCGTGCGCGCCGCGGTCAACAAGTTCATGTCCGACCGTATCGAAGTGTCACTCAAGCCGATTTTTCATGATAGTTATCAGGCGTCCATTGAACTGGCTCGTGAAGCCATCGATGATTTGTTCGCCAACCGCAAGAGCAGTCTGCCGGCCGAGGAAAAGGAGCGCGTCATGCGCCTGGTCACTCGTCTGGTGGGACACTCAGCATTTCAGCCGGCGCGTTTGCTGGCCGATCGCCTCGCTCAGTCCCGCACTGAGTTGAATCTGAGCGACGCGCCTGTCATGCGTAAGGCCGCAGTGTGA
- the hemC gene encoding hydroxymethylbilane synthase: MTPTKLIIGSRGSDLALYQANFIRDTLVRDRSCEVEIKIIKTTGDKIDYVSFDKMEGKGFFTKELEEALTAKEIDLAVHSLKDLMTSQPEGLKLGAVGYRADRREMLLINKASVSGENVIPVKEGGLIGTSSNRRKCQIAHLNPNVIMKDLRGNVPTRIRKLREAMYDAIIIAAAGVTRLELDVSDLEVVLLDADRFLPAPAQGILGIQIRSGDDRVEQVVSKLGSDRDAVAASLERGLLARFDSGCSLPLGVDSDMSGSEMRLTAVLGVGEADSWSGLKRVEIVGTDVDRIVDDAFDALNSGE, encoded by the coding sequence GTGACCCCCACAAAACTGATCATAGGTTCCCGCGGTTCCGATCTGGCTTTGTATCAAGCCAACTTTATCCGTGACACATTGGTGCGTGATCGTAGCTGTGAGGTCGAAATCAAGATTATCAAGACCACCGGCGACAAGATCGACTACGTGTCGTTCGACAAAATGGAGGGGAAAGGATTCTTCACCAAAGAACTCGAAGAAGCGCTGACGGCCAAAGAGATCGATCTGGCTGTGCACTCATTGAAGGATTTGATGACCTCACAACCGGAGGGATTGAAACTCGGCGCCGTTGGCTATCGTGCCGACCGCCGGGAGATGCTTCTGATAAACAAAGCATCAGTGTCGGGTGAAAACGTCATCCCGGTCAAAGAGGGCGGCCTGATCGGTACCAGTTCCAACCGACGCAAGTGCCAGATTGCGCACCTCAACCCTAACGTGATTATGAAGGACCTGCGCGGCAATGTCCCGACTCGAATTAGGAAATTGCGTGAGGCGATGTACGACGCTATCATAATCGCCGCTGCCGGGGTTACCCGGTTGGAGTTGGACGTTTCCGACCTCGAAGTTGTCCTGCTGGATGCCGACCGATTTTTGCCGGCGCCGGCACAGGGGATCTTGGGGATTCAGATTCGTTCCGGTGATGACAGGGTCGAACAGGTAGTCTCGAAATTGGGCTCAGATCGGGATGCTGTTGCTGCCTCACTGGAACGCGGTCTGCTCGCACGATTCGATTCCGGCTGCTCTTTGCCGCTGGGTGTAGACTCCGATATGTCAGGTTCAGAGATGCGCCTGACGGCTGTTTTGGGTGTGGGCGAGGCCGATAGTTGGTCCGGTCTCAAACGGGTCGAGATTGTCGGTACCGACGTTGATCGAATCGTCGACGATGCATTCGATGCACTGAACAGTGGGGAGTAG
- a CDS encoding uroporphyrinogen-III synthase — protein sequence MRLGVTRAVEQLSVLSSRASIQGIEIVALPMTHHQPLPFEWPAGVSPNQVDWLFFTSANGVRGFFEQLDGSPFDSAQGEVGGAQGEVAGARPKIAAVGDKTTQALKGAGWTVSFQPTVANGEALFREFVGSHVDAKGMVFYARAKRVNFDPDELFAKTGFDYYPIICYETKTAEVNQQVVAMLEDKDYILFTAPSAVRAYDEKFGPPKAMLIAIGPTTASAMTNCGWTKFMTMKQPDVDRVLEYL from the coding sequence ATGCGGTTGGGCGTTACGCGTGCTGTCGAGCAGTTGTCAGTACTTTCATCACGCGCATCTATTCAGGGGATTGAGATAGTCGCGTTGCCGATGACCCATCACCAGCCATTGCCGTTTGAATGGCCTGCCGGTGTCTCTCCCAACCAAGTCGACTGGCTATTCTTCACGAGCGCCAACGGCGTGCGAGGTTTCTTTGAACAGCTTGATGGTTCACCCTTCGACTCCGCTCAGGGTGAGGTTGGGGGAGCTCAGGGTGAGGTGGCTGGTGCCCGACCCAAGATCGCCGCGGTTGGTGACAAAACAACTCAGGCGCTGAAAGGGGCCGGGTGGACTGTCAGCTTTCAACCGACCGTGGCGAACGGTGAAGCGCTGTTTCGCGAGTTCGTTGGCTCGCATGTGGATGCCAAAGGAATGGTTTTTTATGCACGCGCCAAACGGGTGAATTTCGATCCTGATGAGTTGTTCGCAAAAACCGGGTTCGACTACTACCCGATTATCTGCTACGAGACTAAAACCGCCGAGGTAAACCAACAGGTCGTTGCCATGCTTGAGGACAAAGATTATATTCTGTTCACTGCGCCATCGGCGGTGCGCGCATATGACGAGAAGTTTGGTCCGCCGAAAGCGATGCTTATTGCGATTGGACCGACTACAGCATCGGCTATGACCAACTGTGGATGGACAAAGTTCATGACTATGAAACAGCCCGATGTCGATCGGGTGCTGGAGTATCTGTGA
- the hemB gene encoding porphobilinogen synthase, whose translation MEPTNRPRRLRRTKLIRELVGQTTVATERLIQPYFVTDGVGVKVEIGGMPGIYRESVDSLMESIESDYKLGLDKVMLFGVTDRKDAKASSAADDKNPVVAAVKKLKDKFGDDLFVSADVCLCAYTDTGHCGVTIDGEIDNDSSLPILAKMALVLAQAGCDCVAPSDMMDGRVGAIRETLEAHDLANTIIMAYTAKYASSYYGPFREAAGSAPGKGDRKGYQMDFRNRTEALRELMLDEEEGADIVMVKPALAYLDIIADFQRNTELPVAAYNVSGEYATVKLMVQAGQADEKSLVFENLTAITRAGASIILTYHLRDILKNEWRQP comes from the coding sequence ATGGAACCGACAAATCGTCCCCGCCGACTGAGGCGTACCAAACTCATTCGGGAGTTGGTCGGTCAGACAACGGTTGCCACCGAGCGTCTGATCCAGCCGTACTTTGTTACCGACGGCGTGGGTGTAAAAGTTGAGATCGGCGGTATGCCGGGGATATATCGTGAATCGGTTGACTCCCTGATGGAGTCTATCGAGAGTGACTACAAGCTCGGCCTCGACAAAGTGATGCTTTTCGGTGTGACCGACCGTAAAGATGCCAAAGCGTCGAGCGCTGCCGATGACAAGAACCCGGTGGTGGCGGCCGTCAAAAAACTCAAAGACAAGTTCGGTGACGACCTGTTCGTCTCCGCCGACGTTTGCCTCTGCGCCTATACCGACACAGGGCATTGCGGTGTTACCATCGACGGTGAAATCGACAACGACTCCTCCCTGCCGATTCTGGCCAAGATGGCCCTGGTGCTGGCCCAGGCCGGGTGCGATTGTGTGGCGCCTTCGGACATGATGGATGGACGTGTCGGCGCTATTCGCGAAACGCTCGAAGCCCACGATCTGGCCAACACGATCATAATGGCCTACACGGCCAAGTATGCATCGTCCTATTACGGACCTTTCCGCGAGGCGGCCGGTTCGGCTCCGGGCAAGGGCGACCGTAAGGGATACCAGATGGACTTCCGCAATCGGACCGAAGCGTTGCGTGAATTGATGCTCGATGAAGAAGAAGGAGCCGACATCGTAATGGTCAAACCGGCGCTGGCCTACCTGGACATAATCGCAGACTTTCAGCGCAATACCGAGCTGCCGGTGGCGGCCTACAACGTGTCCGGCGAATATGCCACGGTAAAACTGATGGTTCAAGCCGGACAAGCGGATGAAAAATCGCTCGTATTTGAAAACCTCACCGCCATCACGCGGGCCGGGGCGTCAATCATTCTAACATATCACCTGAGGGACATACTAAAAAATGAATGGCGGCAACCCTAA
- the hemL gene encoding glutamate-1-semialdehyde 2,1-aminomutase: MNGGNPNTDKSQRLLKLAEEVTPGGVHSPVRAFGAVGGCPRFIERGEGPYLFDVDGNKYLDFCCSWGPLILGHADSDVVAAVKEQVDRGMTFGASTELEYKLAQFIVSRIEVVDKIRFVSSGTEAVMSAIRLARGFTKRDLILKFEGCYHGHSDHLLVKAGSGLVTFGQTASAGVPDDITKNTVVLPLDDEEALQKFFAEYGDKLAAVIIEGVPANNGLLIQRHDYMRLLRTLTEQHGVVLILDEVITGFRIGFGGATEYYGIRPDLVTYGKIIGGGMPVGAFGGRADIMDHVAPLGAVYQAGTLSGNPVAMTAGLATLEKLAADNIYAEMENRNRRFVSEITTRLASSSVNIAGVASIFWILFQRDIPRSAAAIDSDGIAHYNRMHTRMLNAGIYLPPSGYEVCFLSTVHTDEVLNEAAETIARIIGEEAHQWA; this comes from the coding sequence ATGAATGGCGGCAACCCTAACACCGACAAGTCTCAGCGTTTACTCAAGCTGGCCGAAGAAGTAACCCCCGGTGGCGTACACTCACCGGTTCGCGCCTTTGGCGCGGTCGGCGGATGTCCACGCTTCATCGAGCGCGGCGAAGGACCCTACCTGTTCGACGTCGACGGCAACAAGTACCTCGACTTCTGTTGTTCCTGGGGTCCCTTGATCCTCGGACATGCCGACTCCGATGTCGTCGCAGCCGTCAAGGAACAGGTGGATCGCGGCATGACCTTCGGCGCCTCCACCGAGCTTGAGTACAAGCTGGCTCAGTTTATCGTAAGTCGTATCGAGGTTGTAGACAAGATTCGCTTTGTGTCTTCCGGGACCGAAGCTGTCATGTCGGCGATCAGACTGGCCCGTGGTTTCACCAAGCGCGACCTGATTCTTAAATTCGAAGGTTGCTACCACGGCCATTCCGACCATCTGCTGGTCAAAGCCGGCTCGGGGTTGGTGACATTCGGCCAGACAGCGTCGGCGGGCGTACCCGATGACATCACCAAAAACACCGTGGTATTACCCTTGGACGACGAAGAGGCGTTGCAGAAGTTCTTCGCCGAATATGGCGACAAACTGGCCGCCGTTATCATCGAAGGTGTCCCGGCCAACAACGGACTGCTGATTCAACGTCACGACTACATGCGCCTGTTGCGCACCCTCACCGAACAACACGGCGTTGTGTTGATTCTGGACGAAGTGATAACCGGATTTCGCATCGGCTTCGGTGGCGCCACCGAGTATTATGGTATCCGTCCCGACCTGGTAACCTATGGCAAGATCATCGGCGGCGGCATGCCGGTCGGCGCTTTTGGGGGAAGGGCGGATATAATGGACCATGTCGCGCCACTGGGCGCCGTCTATCAGGCGGGTACGTTATCCGGTAATCCGGTGGCCATGACAGCCGGTCTGGCTACGCTTGAAAAACTCGCCGCCGACAATATTTACGCTGAGATGGAGAACCGCAACCGACGGTTCGTCTCAGAGATTACGACGCGCCTGGCTTCGAGCAGTGTGAACATCGCCGGAGTGGCGTCGATTTTCTGGATACTCTTCCAGCGTGATATTCCGCGTTCGGCAGCTGCAATCGACTCCGACGGCATCGCGCACTACAACCGGATGCACACGCGCATGCTAAACGCCGGCATCTACCTGCCGCCTTCAGGATACGAGGTCTGTTTCCTATCGACGGTGCACACCGATGAAGTTCTGAACGAAGCGGCCGAGACAATCGCCCGTATAATCGGCGAGGAGGCACACCAATGGGCATAA
- the hemE gene encoding uroporphyrinogen decarboxylase, translating to MGISDSLFIKACYGRNDGVIPLWIMRQAGRFLPEYRAVREKATFVEMCRSPELIAEVVRQPIARFGFDAAILFSDILTMLTPMGLPFEFPEGGPRVSNPIRTPEDVDRLVDVNAEKDLDFVLEGIREIKKILPDTPLIGFAGSPFTLACYMIEGMGSKSFDKPRRFLHEFPEAGDRLISFLADNVGRYLKAQIAAGAETVQLFDSWGGMLSREAYRRWSASPAQRIFETAKTEGVPRIFFVNNVTPYLDLVSDIDCEVVGVDFRADLAHCAASLPGKSVQGNLDPSVLFGTREQVVTQTKRILNSLDDHSRLIFNLGHGIQPQTPLQSVEAVVETVHSYRG from the coding sequence ATGGGCATAAGCGACAGCTTGTTCATAAAAGCGTGCTACGGCCGGAACGATGGTGTTATTCCGCTGTGGATCATGCGTCAGGCCGGGAGGTTTCTGCCTGAGTATCGGGCCGTGCGGGAGAAAGCGACCTTTGTCGAAATGTGCCGATCACCTGAGTTGATTGCCGAAGTGGTTCGGCAACCAATCGCACGGTTTGGTTTCGATGCTGCAATTCTGTTTTCGGATATTCTCACAATGTTGACGCCCATGGGGCTGCCGTTTGAGTTTCCCGAAGGCGGTCCGCGCGTGTCGAATCCCATTCGCACGCCGGAAGACGTTGATCGGCTGGTCGATGTAAACGCGGAGAAGGACCTCGATTTTGTCCTTGAAGGTATCCGTGAAATAAAGAAGATCCTACCCGACACGCCGTTGATCGGATTTGCCGGGTCGCCGTTCACGCTGGCTTGTTATATGATCGAAGGTATGGGTTCCAAAAGTTTTGATAAGCCGCGACGGTTCCTGCACGAGTTCCCGGAAGCTGGTGATCGATTGATTAGCTTCCTGGCCGACAACGTAGGTCGCTACCTCAAGGCGCAAATTGCGGCCGGTGCGGAAACAGTGCAACTGTTCGACAGTTGGGGGGGGATGCTCTCGCGCGAGGCGTATCGACGCTGGTCAGCCTCTCCGGCCCAGCGCATATTTGAGACCGCCAAGACCGAAGGTGTACCGCGTATATTCTTCGTGAACAACGTTACGCCATATTTGGACTTGGTGAGTGACATCGATTGCGAGGTGGTCGGGGTGGACTTTCGCGCCGATCTGGCCCATTGTGCTGCTTCGTTACCGGGTAAATCAGTTCAGGGTAATCTGGACCCATCGGTGTTGTTCGGCACTCGCGAGCAGGTAGTGACACAGACAAAGCGCATTCTGAATAGCCTTGACGACCACAGCCGGTTGATTTTTAATCTCGGCCATGGCATTCAGCCACAGACGCCGCTTCAATCGGTCGAAGCCGTTGTGGAGACCGTCCACAGTTACAGAGGTTGA